The following coding sequences lie in one Oncorhynchus kisutch isolate 150728-3 linkage group LG3, Okis_V2, whole genome shotgun sequence genomic window:
- the LOC109888467 gene encoding la-related protein 6-like, protein MQTLVNAFIRCLYFLLPPSWLHLGVCWWIGDECGKMTWPNPRARFKSRTLLTYQEVTLQDGSIPSVSPVPSCVSLAASSTPPQGSPWGRIWGLWQAVERIFGASLAIHRCGCQKRRGVCAPYSCDFNCCITGNKCFHESTTTGVAEEEVNEPGENAFISGKMTSATMEFQKHIESALGSSAGREIDEVIIVDQHLQEMGTQVMITVAIQAADDEEPEEEVSSNNLDFLGGSCSEDEFGRHDKSSGAGTSGGELEEESWQPPDPELTQKLVAQIEYYLSDENLEHDAFLLKHVRRNKMGFVSVKLLTSFKKVKHLTRDWRTTAYALRHSTILELNDEGRKVRRRSTVPVFASESLPSRMLLLSELQSWPELGVAMEGGAGDGSEGGATQQEQLMKLLLKAFGTYGAIASVRVLKLGKDLPADLKKLSGRYTQLSTEECAIVEYEEVEAAVKANEAVGSEEGTGSLGLKVVLIGTKPPKKKAPKDQRQREEGVGGMRKSHSLNSRVRELQYLDDSACSSSDTESNPTSPRLARKSRSVNKLSPTGGGATFQNNHLSPAVSPRTSPWSSPRASPCSQRKSPHSHKSPLASEGRLSPEAGRRWADYSSDSSLTPSGSPWVQRRRQVASQESSPVGSPMLGRKIQGADGLPPGVMRLPRGPDGTRGFHCGVSIGVAERGEKTASTQT, encoded by the exons ATGCAAACATTGGTAAACGCATTTATCCGTTGTCTCtattttctcctccctccctcttggcTTCATCTTGGAGTTTGCTGGTGGATTGGGGATGAGTGCGGAAAGATGACATGGCCCAATCCCAGAGCGCGTTTCAAAAGCAGAACGCTTCTTACATATCAGGAAGTAACCTTACAAGACGGCTCCATCCCCTCGGTCTCCCCAGTTCCTAGCTGCGTCTCGCTAGCTGCTAGCTCCACGCCACCCCAGGGTTCTCCGTGGGGTAGAATTTGGGGGCTCTGGCAAGCTGTGGAGCGCATCTTCGGGGCTTCCTTGGCCATCCACCGGTGTGGGTGTCAAAAGCGTCGAGGTGTGTGTGCCCCGTATTCTTGCGACTTCAATTGTTGTATTACAGGGAATAAATGCTTTCATGAAAGCACTACCACTGGTGTAGCCGAGGAGGAAGTGAACGAACCGGGTGAAAACGCATTTATTTCGGGTAAAATGACGAGTGCCACCATGGAGTTTCAGAAACATATCGAATCTGCATTAGGTTCGTCAGCGGGACGGGAAATCGACGAGGTAATAATTGTGGATCAACACCTGCAGGAGATGGGGACTCAAGTGATGATAACAGTGGCCATTCAAGCGGCAGACGACGAGGAACCAGAGGAGGAGGTGTCCTCAAACAATCTCGATTTCCTCGGAGGCAGCTGTAGTGAAGACGAATTTGGAAGACATGATAAATCCAG TGGCGCTGGCACGAGTGGCGgtgagctggaggaggagagctgGCAGCCCCCAGACCCAGAGCTGACCCAGAAGCTGGTGGCCCAGATCGAGTACTACCTGTCGGATGAGAACCTGGAGCACGATGCCTTCCTGCTCAAACACGTCCGACGCAACAAGATGGGCTTCGTCAGTGTCAAACTGCTCACCTCCTTCAAGAAG GTGAAGCACTTGACGCGAGACTGGAGAACAACTGCATATGCTCTGCGCCACTCGACAATACTTGAGCTAAATGATGAGGGGCGCAAAGTGCGTCGCAGATCAACAGTGCCTGTGTTTGCCAGTGAGTCTCTACCAAGCCGTATGCTGCTACTCAGCGAGCTGCAGAGCTGGCCAGAGCTGGGTGTGGCGATGGAGGGTGGGGCTGGCGACGGGAGTGAGGGCGGCGCTACCCAACAGGAACAACTGATGAAGCTGCTGCTGAAAGCGTTTGGAACATATGGAGCCATAGCCTCTGTGAGGGTGCTGAAGCTTGGCAAGGACCTGCCAGCCGACCTGAAGAAGCTGAGTGGCCGCTACACACAGCTGAGCACTGAGGAGTGCGCCATCGTGGAGTATGAGGAGGTGGAGGCTGCAGTCAAAGCCAACGAGGCTGTGGGCAGCGAGGAGGGGACAGGGTCTCTGGGGTTGAAGGTGGTCCTGATCGGCACCAAGCCTCCCAAGAAGAAGGCCCCTAAAGATCAGCGTCAGCGCGAGGAGGGAGTAGGAGGAATGAGGAAGAGCCACTCACTCAACAGTCGGGTACGGGAGCTTCAGTATCTCGACGACTCTGCCTGTAGCTCCTCAGATACTGAGAGCAACCCCACCTCCCCCAGACTGGCCCGCAAATCCCGCTCTGTCAATAAGCTAAGTCCCACTGGAGGGGGTGCCACGTTCCAGAACAATCACCTGAGCCCAGCTGTGTCCCCACGCACCAGCCCCTGGTCGAGCCCCCGGGCCAGCCCATGCTCCCAACGCAAGTCTCCCCACTCCCATAAGTCTCCTTTGGCCAGTGAGGGCAGACTGAGCCCTGAGGCTGGGCGACGTTGGGCGGACTACTCCTCAGACAGCAGCCTAACACCGTCCGGTAGCCCTTGGGTCCAGAGGCGCAGGCAGGTGGCCTCACAGGAGAGCAGCCCAGTAGGGAGCCCCATGCTGGGTCGAAAGATCCAGGGCGCAGACGGGCTTCCGCCAGGTGTAATGCGTCTACCGCGTGGGCCTGATGGAACACGTGGTTTTCACTGTGGTGTGTCCATTGGTGTtgctgagaggggagagaagaccgCTTCTACCCAAACCTGA